The genome window CGAGGCGCACCCCGACGCCTTCGACGCGGCCTTTCATGCGCGGCTGGGATTCACATCGGCCTCGGCCCACCGGGCGACGAACCCGCTCGACGCGTATCCCTTCCCGGTGCTGGACGCGCTGGAGAGTGCCGCCCGGGACGACATCGCCCGCATCCGCGACCGGATCCTGGAGGGCGAGAAGCTGGCAGCCACCGGCCGTGACCCACGTCAGCACGGCTGGGACCGAGTGGAGAACGTCCTCTGGTACATCGCCCGCCACGGGCCGTTGACCGCCGACGACGTCTCGTACAAGATCCTGCGCCCCTTGGGCGGCAGGCCGGAGCTCAACAGTCGTCTCCACCTCACTGCACGGGACCTGGTGCCTTTCCTGCTCCTGCTGGCCTGCCAGACGGGTATGGAACCCGAGAGCCTCCGGCAGTTGCGCTCAGACTGCCTGGTCAGCCCGGCACGCGGCTTCGTCAGCGTCACCTACGTCAAGAAGCGTGCCCCGGGCTCGACGCACAAGACGATCAGGGTCTCCGACGGCGGCTCGCTGCGCTTTCCCGGCGGCGTGATCCGGCTGGCCTTGCGTCTCACGAAGGGGACACGTGATCTGGTCGGCACCGACGCGCTCTGGTGCGACGTCAGCAGCCACGGACAAGCACGCGCACCCTTTGACGGGCTGACCCCATGGTCGGGCGCGACCCGGGAGTGGATGTCCAGGCGGGGGCTCGACCGCCTCACCGACAGCAACGGCAAACCCGTCGCCCTTGACCTGCGCCGGGTACGCAAGACCGTCAAGTCCCGGCAGTACCTGCGGGCCGGCGGGGTGCTGGAGGACTTCGCATCCGGTCACACCCGGCCGGTCGCGGCGAAGCACTACGCCGACATCGATGCCCACAAGGAGACGCACGAGCAGGCGGTGGAGGCAGGTCTTGAACAGGCGCTCGGCGCGGCTCTGGCCCCGCCGGTGGTGCTCTCGGACGCCGGTGGTCGACTCGACGACGGTGAGGCCGCGCTGAGCGCGCAGGAGATCGAGTCGGCACTCTCCGGTGAGCAGGACGTGTGGCTTGCCTCCTGCCGCGACTTCTTCGCCTCCCCGTTCGCCCGAAAGCCGGGAGCCGCCTGCCCGGTCCCGGCCTGGGGCTGTCTGGAGTGCCCGAACGCGGTGTTCACCAGCCGTCACCTGCCGAGCCTGCTGTCCTTCCTGGACTTCCTGGAGCGGCAGCGCGAGGAATACCCCACCGCCGAGTGGGACGCACGGTTCGGCCTCGCATGGGATCGCATCGTCCATGGTGTCCGTGCCCGCTTCAGTGCGCGACAGATCGCCACGGCCCAGGCCATCACCGAGGCCGATGGTGATCGCTTGCTCCTGCCTTCGTCCTTTCTGGAGGTCATCTCGTGACTGGCGTCCCCCACCCCAGGTCGGAGCAGCAGGACCTGGCTCCGTCCGGGGACTCCGCGGAGTTCGTGCTCCCCAAGCGCCTCACGGGCGGGCTACCGAACCGTGGCCCGCGCCTGGCCGAGGACATCTGGGACCTACGGTGCGTACTCCCCCGCACCTGGCGGACGTGGCGGCTCGACTTCACGCAGATCGTCGATTCTGTGACGCGACGCGCGGCGAAGGAGTACATCGCCTCCCGTCTGAGCCGGGGTTCGCTGGGCCTGGGGCCGCTCAAGGCGACGACGGCAGCCACCGAGCTGCGCACGTTCATCGTCGTCATGGACGATCTGCAGGCAGTGGGCGCCCCACGGCTACCCGACGTGGACCACACCCACCTGGACGCCGCGCTGAAGAGGTGGAAGAGCAGCCCACACACCGCGGTTCGCAACGTGACCTTCCTGAAGCACTTGTCGGCCCACGGACCGTTCCTGTCCGAGGACAGGCTGGGCGTCCTGCCGTGGAACGGCCGGAGCGCCTACGGTGTCGTCGGACTCCAGCGCGTGAAGGGCGAGAACACCACGCCCCGCATCCCTGAGGAGGTCCTCGCTCCCCTGCTGCGAGCGGCAATCTTCTACGTGGAGACGGCGAGCGGGGACATCCTCGCCACCCAGAAGGAGATCGCCGCACTCGAAGCGGCGCGCAACGGCCGCCGTCTGGTGCAGGGCCAGGCACGGGAACGCGTGCTGTCCTTCATCACAGAACGGCGCGAGGCCGGGCGGGGCATCCCCGCAGTACCGCTCGGGACAGCCCACACCGTGCCCGGCGCCGTCGTCGTCGACGGCGTGCCCCAAGCGCCCAACCACCGACTCGTGTCCCTCCTCGCCGGTGTCGCCAAGACGTCACACGTGCTTGCGCTCGTGGTCGAGGCCGGGAAAGAAATCGGCTACGAGGAGGGCGGGCTCAAGACACCGATGTCGCCGTGGCCCGGCTCGGGTGGCCCCTGGCGGCCGAGGTTCAGCCCCTTCACCCTGGCCAACGAGCTGTCCTTCTTGCGCACGGCCTGCTGGATCGTCATCGCCTACTTGTCGGGGATGCGGGATATGGAGGTGCGTGAGCTGGGCCGGGACTGCGCCCTCACCAAGCGCGGAGCCGACGGACGGACCCGGTACAAACTCCGGGGCCGGGTCTACAAGGGCAAGGGGCGCGAACTCAGCGGGGAGGAAGCCGAATGGGTCGTGCTGGATGTCGTCCACCAGGCCGTCGCCGTACTCCGCGAGATCAACAACGACCCCGGCCACCTCTTCGGCTACCACGGCGGCGGCCACAACGGGTACGTGCTACTCAGCAACATGCCGCGCCGCATCCGGGCTTTCCGTGACCATCTCAACGAGCTGTTCAGCACACCGGAGGGGCTCTACGTACCCACGATCACGGCAGCGCCACCGCCCGGTGCCGACCCGATCACCGACGACGCGGTTCCAAACGACACTGCGGTAGAGGCAGCGGTGGCAGAGTCCACAGCTCTTCCATGGGCCTTCGACACCCGGCAGTTCCGCCGGACCCTCGCCTGGCACATCGCCCACCAGCCCTTCGGCGTGGTCGCGGGCGCCCGCCAGTACAAGCACGCCGCGATCACCATGTTCGAGGGATACGCGGGAACTTCCGCCTCCGGCTTCGCCGACGAGGTCGCCGCCGAGGAGGCCGTGGCCAAACTCGACTATGTCGAGGACCTTTACCACGACTGGAACGACGGCGGCGCCTCAGCGGGCGGCGCCGCCCGGCGCATCGAGGCCGAGTTCGACCGCATCCGCAGCGAACTCGGCGACCTGCCAGGTGTGGTGGCCAGCCCCTCCCGGCTGAGGACGCTGCTGCACCACCTGACGAAGACCCTGCACTTAGGTGTGCTGAACGACTGCTTCTACCAGTCGGAGACGGCTGTGTGTCGCAAGCGAGCCAAGCCGCTGGGACGCCCCGTCCCCATGCTCGACATGTGCATGAACTGCCCCAACTCACGCCGCTCCGCCGTCCACCTGCCCCGCCTGGAACGAGCACACGACATGGCTCGGGCCGAACTCGGCGAGGCCGCCGGCCTCCCGCAGTTCCAGCAACTGGCCATCGCCGAGCACCTGGCCACGCTCACCCGCCTGATCGCCGAGATCGACCACGAGGACACCTGACGATGCCCAACTCCATGGACGAAACCCTTCAAGCCGTCCGCACCGCCTTCGCCCGCCTGGCCCGGGAAAACACCGGCCTGACCGACATCGACCAACAGATCATGCGTGCCTTCGAGCGGCTCATGCTCGGCCGTCCCGAGATCACTGACGGCCGTACCTCGGCAGTGAACATCGCCGCCGAGGCAGGCGTCTCCCGAGCCTCGTACTACCGCTCTCCCGTCGCGGCAGTCATCAAGGGGATTCTCAGCTCGCCCGAGGCCAGGCGTCCTGAGTCCGACGAGCTCAGGCAGGAAGTCGCGCGCCTGAAACAGTCCGAGCGGGAACTCCGCCGGGAGAAGGGCGCCGAGATCCGGGAGTTGCGTGCCACCGTCACGGCGTACGCGAACCAGATCCAGATCCTCACGCTCAGGAACGCCGAGCTGGAAGCGGACGCACACCAGCTGCGAGCCCAACTCGCCGAGGACCAGCACGGAGTGGTGAAGCAGCTGCGGAAATCCCCGACATCCGCCGGGTCGCGGTCGGCCCAGTCATGATTCATCAGACCATCCCGGCCGTACCTTGTGCCGCCGGAGGTAGAGCCTCAAGGCCTCGACACCGTCCTCCACGAAGTTCCATTGCTGTCTCGCCTCCAGGAACTCCTGAGGAGTGAGCCATTCGTGCCAGGCGATCTCCGACGGGTCGACAACGACCTCTCCCTCGATCACCACTTCATGGATCCCCATCCAATAGGGACTGATAGCACCCCGGCACAGGTACTTGAAGACGAACTGCGGTGAGGCACTGACACCCAACTCCTCGGCGAGCTCCCGCGCAGCCGCCTCCTCGTAAGACTCGCCGACGTCCACGGCCCCGCCCACGAGCCAGTTGTACTGGCCGGGGAACCGGGACATGGTCTGCGGCCGTCGATGCACCAGGATCCTGCCGTCGGGGCGGCGACAGACGGTCGTCGCAACGCGGTGCAGCCACCCACTCCTGATGGCCTCACCACGCTCGACAACTCTCAGTACTCGATCCTGATCGTCGACCTGCTCCACCAGTTCACCCATGGCGCACACAGTTCCACACGGCTCTGACAGTGCCTACTGAGCAGCCTGCCGCTCAACCGCCACACTGCTTGAGCATCATGCTCTTGTCCGCCGCCGTCACGGAAAGCTCGTACTTCTCCGCGACCTGCGCGAAGCGAACCGCGTATGAGCATCGAATCGTCTTGCTGGGCGGCAGCCAGGACGCCGGCCCCGAGTCCCGCTTGGCGGAGTTCGTGGAGCCCGACACCGGCAGAAGATTGAGCACGTCGTTGGCCAGGCGCTGCCGCTTCTGCTTGTCCCAGCGGGCCGCGCCCATCTGCCAGGCGTACGAGAGTGGCACCACGTGATCTATCTGCACCTCGGTGGCTTTCGCCTTCTTCCAGGCGATGTCCTTGCCGGTGTAAGGATCGTGCAGCGTCATCGACACGACCACGCAGTCCGAGCCGGTACGGAACTCGACTTCCCGGCCATTGAGTTTCAGCAAGTCGTTCCGGGTATCGCAGCCGTTCCGGGCCAGCGGCACACCGTCCGCCGTGTCCATCCAGGCGTAGCCGAACTCGTCGCGGGCGTACCCCGTCTTCGGTCCCCGCCCCTTGGTGGACAGCTTGGAGATCAACTCACGTGCCGCCACCTTGTCTTCATCGGCTGAGATCGCTGCCAGCCCTGGCCTCGTACCGTCCGGATTGGCCAAAGGGCTGATTCCCCACCCGCTGGACGTGCCCTCGCCCGACGGGCCGCTCTCGGCGGGCAAGCCGCTTCCCGTACAGCCTGCCAAGGCCACCCCGAGAGTCAGTGCGACGCCGACAGCACGGCCACGAGAAGCCCGGAACGGTCGTTCCGTCACGTCATACCCCCTCCGGCGGCCGTCCGGCGAGAGAGCGCCGCGCGTGAGACACCGCCCAAGAACTCGGCCGCCCCGCACCTGAGACACATCACCGTGAGACATCTACACCGCCAACATAAGGTCGTTGGCCAGCGCTATCCGCTTGCTGTCGTCCCACTTCTGGGCGCCCTTCTGCCAGGCGTCCGAGAGGGCCACGATGTGGTCCACGTCGACCTTGCTGCGGCCCCGGACGTACGACACGTCCCCGCCCGTGTACGGGTCCGGGTCGAGCACGCCCGAGACCACCGTGCAGTCGCCGTCCTTGAACCTCACGTCGTCCAGGTCGCGTTTGAGTATGTCGTCGCGGGTGTCGCAGCTGTTGGAGTCCGTGTCGGCCCAGGGGCTGCCGAACTCGTCGCGGTCGTAACCGGTCTTGGGCGCCCTCCCCTTCACGGTCAGCGCCTCCGCCGCGGCCAGCGCGGCGCCGCCGCCCCCGCCGCGGGGGTTCTCCTGCGGTCCGGCCGAGCCTCCCGTGCTGTCCAGTTCACAACCGGTCGCGGTGACCAGCACCAGAGCGACGACGGCGACCCCACCCCTCAGACGCGCCACGCGACACCCCTTTCGTTGTCCGTGCTCTCACGCGGTCCCGCGCGGGTTCCCCGTCATAGCTGCTCAACACCGTAACCGCCGTCGGCCACCGGCGTACCGGCACCCGGCGGCCCTCGAAGGTCAACGGGTGCGCGCCGGGCGTATCCCGGGGGTGCGGGGGCAGTCAGGTGAGCGGCTGGACGGGGTCCCCCGACCGGAGCGAGCCCTCCGGCCCGTCAGAAGCCGTTCACACCTTGCCTATCCCCAGGGTCGTCTCCGACGGCAGGAGGCCCGAGCCGATGACGGCGACCCAGAACTCGCCCAGCAGATCGGCGAGTCGGGCGGTGTCGGTGGCGCCGAGGAACTGCCAGGGCGCGGCGGCCAGGCGGTCGGTGCGCTGCTCGACCTGTCGGCGCAGGCTCCGGCCGGCCTCCGTGGCCGTACCGTCCGGAAGGGTCAGACCGCGTGCCGTGAGGCGGGCGAGGGCGGCCGTCCATTCCTCCGGGCTCCAGCCCCGGCTGTCGAAACGCTCCACCGGGGCGGCGCCTGTCGCGGCGAAGGAGACGAGGGACTCGGTGGGGTCGAGGCCCGCGGTCAGCAGCGCGGCGAGATGGCCGTCGCCCCGGTGCTCCCGCAGGATCGTGGCCGCCCGCCAGAGCTGGAGGTGCGCGGGTCCGGGCCAGGGCAGCTCGGCGTTGGCCGCGGCGAGGGGGCGGCCCGCGGTGTTCGCGAACCCGGCGGCGCGGCGGGCCGGCGCGGCGGCCTCGGCGAGTTCGGCGCTGTGGACACGGTCGCCGAGTATCGCGCGGTAGACACGGTCGATCGCCCGGTCCCGGGCCTCCAGGACGGCGTCCGGTGTCGCCGTGTTCCAGGCCGGCTCGATGTGCTCCTCGACCCTGCGGGGACTGACGCCGTAGAAGGCGGAGGCCGTCCGCTCGGCCCCGACGGCGCCCAGGGGTGCCGCCCGGTACGGGAAGTAGCTCGGCCATCGCTCCACCACGGCGTACCCCAGCGACGCCGCCTCCTCGAAGGCCTCCGGCGCGTAGTAGAGCACGGCGTGCAGGGGCTCCAGCAGGTGCCACATACGGCGCACCTCGCCCAGGTCCACGGTGTCGCGCTCGACTTCGCTTCCACTGCCGCACTCGGTCTCGGTCTCGGGCATGGCGCATCCTCCCTGCCGCTCTCTCCGGCCGCAGCGGCGACCGGGCCAGAACTTGACATTGACTAGATTGCCCGATCACCGTCGAACTTGTCAACGACTAGATTGAAGGGCCGCAAGGGACCTACGCTGTGTCCATGCCTCGCGACACCACGGCCGATCACCAGCCGGACCAGGCCGCACAGGCCGCACAGCCCTCACCGGCCTCGCGGCCCGACCGCCCCTACCACCACGGCGACCTCCGCCGCGCGATCCTGCGCGCCGCGCTCGACGCCATCGCCGCCGACGGGCCCTCCACGCTGAGCCTGCGGGATCTGGCCCGCCGCGCGGGGGTCTCCCATGCCGCGCCGGCCCATCACTTCAAGGACCGCACGGGCCTGCTGACCGCCATCGCGGCGGAGGGGCACGGGCTGCTGGCGGCCACGCTCGCGGAGGCCGGGGACCTGAAGGACGCGGGCGTGCGTTACGTCCGCTTCGCGCGCGAGCACCCCGCGCACTTCCAGGTGATGTTCCGGCCGGAGCTGCTGCGCGAGGACGACCTCGAACTGACCACCGCCCGCGCCCTGTCACGCGAGCAACTGCGCACCGCCGTCACCCACGCCCGCCCCGGGACCCTGGACGCCGTGGACGCCCGCGACACCGACCCCCGGCTGGCCGGTATCGCCGCCTGGTCCCTCTCCCACGGCTTCGCCACGCTGCTGCTCAGCGGCAACCTCGCCGGGGTCGTGGGCGACCAGGACCCCGAGGAGGTGTTCCGCACGGCCACGGACCTGCTGTTCCCGACCGCGCCACCCGCCCCCTGACCCGAGCCCCCACCAGAACCCCGGCCCCGACCACGAACGCCGCCCCCACCACGGACGCGGCCCCGACTACGACCCCAGAATGGAGGCGAGGAACTCCCCGGTCCACCCCAGCAGATCGCGCCCGACCAGCGGCTTCCCGCCGACCTTCGCCGTCTTCGGGCGGGGCACCAGCACCTGGTGGACGGCCGGTTTGATGACCGTCCCCGGGTAGAGCCGCTTGAGCCGCAGCTCCTGCGACTCGCGCAACTCCACCGGGGCGAAGCGGATGTTGGTGCCCTGGAGGACGATCTCGCCGACCCCGCAGGCACGGGCGAGCATCCGCAGCCCGGCCACCAGCAGCAGGTTCTCCACCGGCTCGGGCAACTTGCCGTACCGGTCGACGAGTTCCTCGCGTACGGCGGCGATGTCGGCCTCGGTGTTGACGGAGGCGATGGCCCGGTAGGCCTGCAACCGCAGCCGCTCGCCCGGCGCGTAGTCGTGCGGGACGTGCGCGTCGACCGGCAGCTCGATCTTCACTTCGAGCGGCGGCTCCTCCCATCCTCCCGCCGAAGGCTCCCCTGTCTCCAGCTGACGCCGATAGTCCGCGACCGCCTCGCCGACCATCCGGACGTACAGGTCGAAGCCGACGCCCGCGATGTGGCCGGACTGTTCGCCGCCGAGCAGGTTGCCCGCGCCCCGGATCTCCAGGTCCTTCATCGCCACATACATGCCCGCGCCCATCTCCGTGTGCTGGGCGATGGTGGCCAGCCGCTCGTGGGCGGTCTCCGTCAGCGGCTTCTCCGGCGGGTAGAGGAAGTACGCGTAACCCCGCTCCCGGCCCCGGCCCACGCGCCCCCGCAGCTGGTGCAGTTGCGAGAGGCCGAAGGTGTCGCCGCGCTCCACGATCAGCGTGTTCGCGTTGGAGATGTCGATGCCCGATTCCACGATCGTCGTGGAGACGAGGACGTCGAACTTCTTCTCCCAGAAGTCGACGACGACCTGTTCCAGGGCCTGTTCGGACATCTGGCCGTGGGCGGTCGCGATCCGTGCCTCGGGGACGATCTCACGCAGCCGGGCCGCCGCCCGGTCGATGGACTCGACCCGGTTGTGGATGTAGAAGACCTGGCCCTCGCGCAGGAGTTCACGGCGGATGGCCGCGCCGATCTGCTTCTCCTCGTACGGGCCGACGAAGGTCAGGACCGGGTGCCGCTCCTCCGGCGGGGTGGTGATCGTGGACATCTCGCGGATGCCGGTCACCGCCATCTCCAGGGTGCGCGGGATCGGGGTCGCTGACATCGTCAGGACGTCCACGTTCGCGCGCAGCTTCTTCAGTTGCTCCTTGTGCTCGACGCCGAACCGCTGCTCCTCGTCGACGATGACGAGCCCCAGGTCCTTGAACTTGGTCTCGGAGGAGAACAGCCGGTGGGTGCCGATGACGATGTCGACCGCGCCCTCACGCAGCCCCTCCAGCGTGCCCTTGGCCTCGGTGTCGGTCTGGAAGCGGGACAGGGCCCGGACGTTGACCGGGAACTGCGAGTACCGCTCGCTGAACGTGCCGAAGTGCTGCTGCACCAGCAGGGTCGTCGGCACCAGCACGGCCACCTGCTTGCCGTCCTGGACGGCCTTGAAGGCGGCCCGGACCGCGATCTCCGTCTTGCCGTAGCCGACGTCGCCGCAGATCAGACGGTCCATCGGGACCGTCTTCTCCATGTCCTCCTTGACCTCGGCGATCGTCGTCAGCTGGTCGGGCGTCTCCGCGTACGGGAAGGCGTCCTCCAGCTCGCGCTGCCAGGGCGTGTCCGAACCGAACGCGTGACCGGGGGCCGCCATCCGGGCGGAGTACAGCCTGATGAGGTCGGCGGCGATCTCCTTGACCGCCTTCTTCGCCCGCGCCTTGGTCTTGGTCCAGTCGGCGCCGCCCAGCCGGTGCAGGGTGGGGGCCTCGCCGCCGACGTACTTGGTGATCTGTTCGAGCTGGTCGGTCGGGATGTAGAGGCGGTCGCCGGGCTGGCCGCGCTTGGCGGGGGCGTACTCGACGACCAGGTACTCGCGGGTCGCGCCCTGCACGGTCCGCTGGACCATCTCGATGTAGCGGCCGACGCCGTGCTGCTCGTGGACGATGTAGTCGCCCGCCTCCAGGGTGAGCGGGTCGATGGTCTTGCGGCGGCGGGCCGGCATCCGGGCGCCGTCCTTGCCGGCCGCCTTCTGGCCGGTGAGGTCGGTCTCGGTGAGCACCGCGAGCTTGAGCGCCGGGTCGATGAAGCCGTAGTCGATCGAGCCGCAGGCCACATGCACGACCGAGGCGGAGATCTGCCCCAGCTCGGCCTCCAGGCGGGCCGCGATGCCCTCGCCGCCGAGCACCTCGACCGTGCGGGCGGCCGGGCCGTGGGCCTCGGTCACGAACACCGTGCGCCAGCCGTCGGCGAGCCAGCCCTTGGTGTCGGCGAGCGCCTTCGCGGTGTCGCCCCGGTAGGTCTCGGGGGCGTGCATGCCCAGCTTGAGAGTGTCCCCGGCCGCGTCTGCGGCGTAGCTCTCCGTCAGCTCCTCGTCGACCGCGAACGGCGACACCGACCACCACATCATGTCCAGCTCACGGGCCCGGTCGCGAACGTCCGCGATGCCCCGCAGGGAGGCCGCGCCGACGTCGATGGGCGCCTCGCCGCCCCCGGCCGTGGCCGCCCAGGACGCCTGGAGGAACTCCTGCGAGGTCGCCACCAGGTCCGCCGCGCGCGTCCGCACCCGCTCCGGGTCGCAGACGATCGCCATCGCGCCCTTCGGCAGGACGTCGATCAGCAGTTCCATGTCGTCGACGAGGACCGGCGCGAGGGACTCCATGCCCTCGACGGCGATGCCCTCGGCGATCTTGTTGAGAAGCTCGCCCAGCTCCGGGTGGCGCTCGGCGAGGGCGCGCGCGCGGGCGCGTACGTCGTCCGTGAGGAGCAGTTCACGGCAGGGCGGCGCCCACAGCCCGTGCTCGGCGACCTCCAGCGATCTCTGGTCGGCGACCTTGAAGTACCGGATCTCCTCGACGTCGTCGCCCCAGAACTCCACCCGGAGGGGGTGCTCCTCGGTCGGCGGGAAGACGTCCAGGATGCCGCCGCGTACGGCGAACTCGCCGCGCTTCTCGACCAGCTCCACCCGGGAGTACGCCGCTGCCGCCAGCGCCTCGACCGTACGGTTCAGGTCGGCCGTCCCGCCCGAGCGCAGGGCGACCGGTTCCAGGTCGCCCAGGCCCTTGACCTGGGGCTGGAGGACCGAGCGGACGGGGGCGACGACCACCGAGACCGGGCCGGTCTCCGGGTCGTCGGGGCGCGGGTGGGCCAGGCGGCGCAGGACGGCGAGGCGGCGGCCGACGGTGTCGCTGCGCGGGCTGAGCCGCTCGTGCGGGAGGGTCTCCCAGGCCGGGTACTCCACGACGCCGTCCGGGGGGAGCAGCGAGCGCAGGGCCGCGGCCAGGTCCTCGGCCTCGCGGCCCGTCGCCGTGACGGCGAGTACGGGGCGGCCGGCGTCCCGGGCGAGGGCGGCCACGGCGAAGGGGCGGGCCGCCGGGGGGCCCACCAGGTCGATGTGGGTGCGGTGGCCGTCGGATGCCGCCCTGATCGCTTCCGCGAGGGGGGCGTCCTGGACTACGGCGTCTAGCAGGCCGTGGAGGCTCATTCGGGGCGTTTCCCGTCCGGGTGGGCACGATGGGGGTTACTGGGGCAACACGAACGCCCGGACTCGTGTGAACGGCCGGGGGTGTCCAGGGTACGACGAGCGGTGTGGGGGTCGTGGGTGACTTTTTCTCGCCCCCGCCGCCCCTACCCGTCCCGTCCTCCAGGGGCCGCGCCCCTTCGACCCCCTTCGCGCTCCGCGCGGGGTGGGTGGGTATGCGCGTCCGGTGGGGGATCTCGCGCAGTTCCCCGCGCCCCTTGGAAGCAGGGGCCGCGCCCCTGCGATCCACCGGCCGCCTACCCTCTTAGGGCACCCCCGCCCCTACCCGAACGTGAGCCCCCATGGTCCCGAGCGCACCGTCCGTGCAGTCGTCGGCGCTCATACCCGCGCCGGTCGCGGCGTCCGGCTCGGCCGGGCGCCCCGGCCGGCGGATCTCCCTCGCGGGCCGGGAGCCGTGTCTGCTCGCCGCCGGGCTGTTCGTGGCGTACGCGGTGGTGTCGATCGGGCGGTATCTGCGGATGGGGACCCGGTCCTACGACCTGGGCATCTACGAGCAGGCGGTGCGGGCGTACGCGCACTTCCAGGCGCCGATCGTCGAGCTGAAGGGGCCGGGGTACAACGTGCTCGGGGATCACTTCAGCCCGGTGACCATGCTGTTCGGGCCGTTCTACCGGGTGTTCCCGTCGCCCGTGACACTGCTCGTGGCCCAGGCCGCGCTGTTCGCGCTGTCGGCGGTGCCGGTGACCAGGGCGGCGGTCCGGGCGCTGGGGCGGGCGCGGGGGCTCGCACTGGGCGTGGCGTACGGGCTGTCGTGGGGGCTGCAGAACGCCGTGGACTTCGACTTCCACGAGATCTGTTTCGCGGTGCCGCTGATCGCGTTCTCGCTGGAGGCGCTGCTCCGGCGGCGGTGGCGCGCGGCGCTGTTCTGGGGGCTGCCGCTGGTGCTGGTGAAGGAGGACCAGGGGCTGACGCTGGCGGCGATCGCCGTGGTCGTCGCGCTCCGGGCCCGGCGGGACGGCGACTCCCGGGTCGTGCCGTACGCCCTCGCGGTCGCGGCGTTCGGCGCGGTCGCCACGCTGCTCACCTTCACCCTGGTCGTCCCGGCCTTCAACACCACCGGGACCTCGGACTATCTGTCCAAGGTCGGCGGGGGCGGCCCCCTCTCCGGCATGGACATCAAGATCCGTACCGTCCTGTGGCTGCTGATCCCGACCAGCGGACTGCTCGCCCTGCGCTCCCCGGTCGTGCTCGCCGTGCTGCCGACCCTGGGCTGGCGGTTCGTCTCCTCCGACGACAACTACTGGGGCACGGCCTGGCACTACAGCGCCGTCCTGATGCCGATCGTCACGCTCGCGCTCGTCGATGTGCTCCCGGCCGCCCGGCACAGCGCCCGCCCCCGGCTGCGCTCGTACGCGACGCAGCTGCCCGCCGCCGTGCTCGCGGCCTCGCTCGCGCTGACGACCGCGCTGCCGCTGGGCAAGCTGACCGAGGCGGACGCCTATCGGGTGCCGGAGAGCGTCAGGGCCGTGGAGAGGCTGATCGCCACGATCCCCGACGGGGCGACCGTCGAGGCCAACATCGGCCCGATCGCCCGGCTGACCTCCCGCTGCCGGGTCTTCTGGATCGGCCGGACCAAGGGCCTCGCGCCCGACTACATCGTCTTCAACAACAACTCGCGCTGGGTGAAGGACGTCCCCGGGTTCGCGCGGCAGCTGCATCCCCGGGACACGTACACGCTGCGGGGTGTCATCCAGGGGTATGTGCTGCTGAAGCGGACGTCTCCCGAGCGCGCCACCACGCCGCCGGGCCGCTGACACGGGTGGAGCCCGGCGCCCGGAA of Streptomyces phaeolivaceus contains these proteins:
- a CDS encoding DUF2079 domain-containing protein, whose translation is MVPSAPSVQSSALIPAPVAASGSAGRPGRRISLAGREPCLLAAGLFVAYAVVSIGRYLRMGTRSYDLGIYEQAVRAYAHFQAPIVELKGPGYNVLGDHFSPVTMLFGPFYRVFPSPVTLLVAQAALFALSAVPVTRAAVRALGRARGLALGVAYGLSWGLQNAVDFDFHEICFAVPLIAFSLEALLRRRWRAALFWGLPLVLVKEDQGLTLAAIAVVVALRARRDGDSRVVPYALAVAAFGAVATLLTFTLVVPAFNTTGTSDYLSKVGGGGPLSGMDIKIRTVLWLLIPTSGLLALRSPVVLAVLPTLGWRFVSSDDNYWGTAWHYSAVLMPIVTLALVDVLPAARHSARPRLRSYATQLPAAVLAASLALTTALPLGKLTEADAYRVPESVRAVERLIATIPDGATVEANIGPIARLTSRCRVFWIGRTKGLAPDYIVFNNNSRWVKDVPGFARQLHPRDTYTLRGVIQGYVLLKRTSPERATTPPGR